In a single window of the Caproicibacterium sp. BJN0003 genome:
- a CDS encoding DEAD/DEAH box helicase family protein: MREHARDKDTAAFLRAEYGDDLPAFPVTEGGTSTDLPWPKVQRCIAQLIREERFFTQEEQTAPNLSGQPITRTGDTITIGNGDASHEVDVTLTDEQWTALQREVPDSSAIQPPYKVGDTVYLDDKPFEITEIGDYDIQLRDPALTYPIFRAESRENFENLLRRDSRNGPITEFLAANLGHTDADLREALTSGLLEQRDKENIAGYFRENEGNTRVAQRLSDTYAGTSETMELTTCETADLFATTTGFEVNIHDKFNSKRSAQWGEIAPILRALYQREQDGFSHEPVLREPANLADKPSYQPGDHAVLDYGGQELSGTVGYVGEKDVRIDTGPYSWSHEVVSRDAFENGIRQDERNAALFTPEQPAAENFRITDDHLGEGGAKTKYGFNIAAIRTLKTIEAEGRTATPEEQKTLSRYVGWGGIPQAFDPDNTSWTKEYTELVGALIAEEYEMARASTLNAHYTSPTVIKAIYEAVRNLGFQTGNILEPACGVGNFFGLLPEELSGSHLYGVELDSITGRIAKQLYPNANITVAGFETTDRKDFFDLAVGNVPFGSYKVSDRAYDKLGFPIHDYFFAKTLDQVRSGGVIAFVTSRYTMDKQSPEVRKYITQRAELLGAIRLPNNAFKANAGTEVTTDILFLQKRDRPIDIEPDWVHLGQTEDGIPVNSYFADHPEMVLGTVKWDDKMHGDKKETTCEPFPDADLSEQLHEAISHLQGQIEETELPDLGENEEIDDSIPADPNVKNYSYTVVDGKVYYRENSRMVRPELNETAKARVMGMVELRDCVQKLINLQLDEYTADAAIFQAQAELNRLYDAFSAKYGLINSRGNSLAFAEDSSYYLLCSLEVIDEDGNLERKADMFTKRTIRQRKIVTSVDTASEALSLSIAEKARVDMDYMASLTGKTPEALADELRGVIFHDLGEQDPASVPKAFYNLEKIPFVTADEYLSGNVRRKLRLAKALAEMRPDLAEKIAPNIEALEAAQPKDLNASEIEVRLGATWIDKGYIQQFMEELLNPPSGVRDGIRVNYSSFTAEWSVSNKSSVGYNNVAAYVTYGTDRANAYRILEDSLNLRDTRIYDTVVDPDGKERRVLNSKETTLAQQKQQAIKDAFRDWIWKDPERRQTLTKKYNELFNSSRPREYDGRHLVFPGMNPEIKLREHQLNAVAHQLYGGNTLLAHVVGAGKTYEMIAAAMEGKRLGLCQKSLFAVPNHLTEQWASEFLRLYPSANILVTTRKDFEKRNRKKFCARIATGDYDAIIMGHSQFEKIPVSLERQKRLIQEQIWEIENGLEELKDSGAEQFTIKQLERTKKGLEARLKRLNDNSRKDDVVTFEQLGVDRLFVDEAHNYKNLFLYTKMRNVAGLSTTDAQKSSDMFLKCRYLDEITHSRGVVFATGTPVSNSMTELYTMMRYLQYETLKERNLVHFDCWASTFGETVTAIELAPEGTGYRARTRFARFYNLPELMLLFKEAADIKTADQLNLPTPKAVYHNEVAQPSELQKEMVKKLSERAAAVHSGNIDPHLDNMLKITSDGRKLGLDQRVINPMLPDNPNSKVNLCVYNVFRFWHDGRDKKLTQLIFCDISTPKGRAAAKEERAVRAGGKLAGGTELHALQDATPEADAPEAFSVYSDIRDKLIARGVPAGEIVFIHDADTEVKKKELFAKVRAGQVRVLMGSTAKMGAGMNVQDLLIASHDLDCPWRPGDLEQRSGRIIRQYNTNPEGHIFRYVTEGTFDSYLWQTVENKQKFISQIMTSKSPVRSCEDIDETALSYAEIKALCAGDERIKEKMDLDMDVAKLKLMKANHQSQQFRLEDNLLKYFPEEIERNKGFIKGLETDMATLEAHPHPKDGFSGMEVRGDSLTDKDNAGAAILEACKEVKGLDPMEIGSYRGFTMSLSVEGFGQDFILTLKGQMTHRVTLGKDARGNLIRIDNALSDMPKRLQNFHSQLDNLHSQTEAAKAEIGKPFPQEAELAQKSARLTELNALLDIDSRAPAQRQASEILEKSERPSVLESLKKPCVHSLAEKPHKKEMEAR, encoded by the coding sequence ATGCGGGAACACGCCCGCGACAAGGATACGGCGGCGTTCCTGCGCGCCGAGTACGGCGACGATCTTCCGGCCTTTCCCGTGACCGAGGGCGGCACCTCAACGGATTTGCCGTGGCCAAAGGTGCAGCGGTGCATCGCCCAGCTCATTCGGGAGGAACGTTTTTTCACACAGGAAGAACAGACAGCGCCCAATCTGAGCGGCCAGCCGATCACCCGCACCGGCGACACCATCACCATCGGAAACGGTGATGCCTCCCATGAAGTGGACGTGACGCTCACCGACGAGCAGTGGACGGCGTTACAGCGAGAGGTTCCCGACAGCTCCGCAATCCAGCCTCCCTACAAGGTGGGCGATACGGTATATCTGGACGATAAGCCCTTTGAAATTACTGAAATCGGAGACTATGACATTCAGCTCCGCGACCCGGCGCTTACCTATCCCATCTTCCGCGCTGAAAGCCGGGAGAACTTTGAAAACCTGCTGCGCCGGGATTCCCGGAACGGTCCTATTACGGAGTTTCTGGCTGCGAACTTGGGACACACGGACGCCGATCTGCGGGAGGCCCTGACCTCCGGCCTGCTGGAACAGCGGGACAAGGAAAATATCGCGGGATATTTTCGTGAAAATGAGGGCAACACCCGCGTGGCCCAGCGCCTTTCCGACACCTACGCCGGAACTTCCGAAACGATGGAGCTGACCACCTGCGAGACGGCGGATCTCTTTGCCACCACCACGGGTTTCGAGGTCAATATCCACGACAAGTTCAACAGCAAGCGGAGCGCTCAGTGGGGAGAAATTGCTCCTATCCTCCGCGCCCTGTATCAGCGGGAGCAGGACGGTTTTTCTCATGAGCCGGTCCTGCGGGAGCCTGCAAATCTCGCGGACAAACCATCCTATCAACCGGGCGATCACGCAGTGCTGGATTACGGCGGTCAGGAGTTGTCCGGCACCGTTGGGTACGTCGGGGAAAAGGACGTGCGCATCGACACCGGCCCCTATTCGTGGAGCCATGAGGTGGTCAGCCGCGACGCCTTTGAAAACGGCATCCGGCAGGATGAACGCAACGCCGCACTGTTTACGCCGGAGCAGCCCGCCGCCGAAAACTTTCGTATCACCGACGATCATTTGGGCGAGGGCGGCGCAAAAACCAAGTACGGCTTTAATATCGCGGCCATCCGTACTCTGAAAACCATTGAGGCCGAGGGCCGCACGGCAACGCCGGAGGAACAGAAAACTCTCTCTCGCTATGTCGGCTGGGGTGGCATTCCGCAGGCGTTCGACCCGGACAACACTTCGTGGACAAAGGAGTATACCGAACTGGTCGGCGCGCTGATTGCCGAGGAATACGAAATGGCACGGGCCTCCACCCTGAACGCCCACTACACCAGCCCGACCGTTATCAAGGCCATTTATGAAGCCGTGAGAAATCTGGGTTTTCAGACCGGCAACATCCTGGAACCGGCCTGCGGCGTCGGAAATTTCTTTGGGTTACTTCCCGAAGAACTGTCTGGAAGTCATTTATACGGCGTGGAGCTGGACAGCATCACGGGCCGGATCGCCAAGCAGCTCTATCCGAACGCCAACATCACTGTGGCGGGCTTTGAAACCACCGACCGGAAAGACTTTTTCGATTTGGCCGTGGGCAACGTGCCGTTTGGCAGCTACAAGGTTTCCGACCGGGCCTACGACAAGCTCGGTTTTCCCATTCACGATTATTTCTTCGCCAAAACGCTCGATCAGGTGCGTTCGGGCGGCGTGATCGCGTTCGTGACCAGCCGCTATACGATGGATAAACAGTCGCCGGAGGTGCGGAAGTACATCACCCAGCGCGCGGAGCTACTGGGGGCCATCCGGCTTCCGAACAACGCTTTCAAGGCCAATGCCGGAACCGAAGTCACCACCGATATTCTCTTTCTCCAAAAGCGCGACCGGCCCATCGACATCGAGCCGGATTGGGTGCATCTCGGCCAGACCGAAGATGGAATTCCCGTCAACAGCTATTTTGCCGATCATCCCGAAATGGTGCTGGGGACCGTCAAATGGGACGATAAAATGCACGGCGATAAAAAGGAAACGACGTGCGAACCGTTCCCCGACGCCGATCTTTCCGAACAGCTCCATGAGGCGATTTCCCACCTTCAGGGGCAGATCGAGGAAACGGAGTTGCCGGATCTCGGTGAGAATGAGGAAATTGACGATTCCATCCCGGCAGATCCCAATGTGAAAAACTATTCCTACACCGTCGTAGACGGCAAGGTGTACTACCGGGAGAATTCCCGCATGGTGCGGCCGGAGCTGAACGAAACGGCCAAGGCCCGCGTCATGGGCATGGTGGAACTGCGGGACTGTGTGCAGAAGCTCATCAATCTCCAATTGGATGAATACACAGCAGATGCGGCGATTTTTCAGGCGCAAGCGGAGCTGAACCGGCTCTACGACGCTTTTTCCGCAAAATACGGCCTCATCAACTCGCGCGGCAACAGCCTCGCGTTCGCGGAAGATTCTTCGTATTATCTGCTCTGCTCACTGGAAGTGATCGACGAGGACGGGAATTTGGAGCGCAAGGCCGACATGTTCACCAAACGCACCATCCGGCAGCGGAAAATCGTCACGTCCGTGGACACCGCGTCGGAAGCTCTTTCGCTCTCCATCGCGGAAAAGGCGCGGGTGGACATGGACTACATGGCCTCCCTCACCGGCAAGACGCCGGAGGCGCTGGCCGACGAGCTGCGGGGAGTCATCTTCCACGATTTGGGCGAACAGGACCCGGCAAGCGTCCCCAAAGCATTTTATAATCTGGAGAAAATTCCGTTCGTCACAGCAGATGAATACCTGTCCGGCAACGTGCGCCGCAAGCTGCGTCTGGCGAAAGCCCTCGCGGAAATGCGGCCGGACCTCGCGGAGAAAATCGCCCCCAACATCGAGGCGCTGGAAGCCGCCCAGCCCAAGGACCTCAATGCCTCGGAAATCGAAGTGCGCCTCGGCGCGACGTGGATCGACAAAGGGTACATTCAGCAGTTCATGGAAGAACTGCTCAACCCGCCGTCCGGTGTGCGCGACGGCATCCGGGTAAACTATTCCTCGTTTACGGCGGAATGGTCTGTTTCCAATAAAAGCAGCGTCGGCTACAACAACGTGGCGGCTTACGTCACCTACGGCACCGACCGGGCCAACGCCTACCGAATTCTGGAGGACAGCCTAAATCTCCGGGACACACGGATCTACGATACCGTCGTTGACCCGGACGGCAAGGAGCGCCGCGTCCTCAATTCCAAGGAAACCACCCTCGCCCAGCAGAAACAGCAGGCCATCAAGGATGCTTTCCGCGACTGGATCTGGAAAGACCCGGAGCGGCGTCAGACCCTGACAAAAAAATATAACGAGCTGTTCAATTCCAGCCGCCCTCGTGAATACGACGGTCGGCATCTTGTATTCCCCGGCATGAACCCCGAAATCAAGCTGCGGGAGCATCAATTAAACGCCGTGGCGCACCAGCTTTACGGCGGGAACACGCTGCTGGCGCATGTGGTAGGCGCGGGCAAAACCTACGAAATGATCGCCGCCGCAATGGAGGGCAAGCGGCTGGGACTGTGCCAAAAATCCCTGTTTGCCGTGCCGAACCACCTGACGGAGCAGTGGGCTTCCGAATTCCTGCGGCTATACCCTTCGGCCAATATTCTCGTCACTACCCGAAAGGATTTTGAGAAACGCAACCGCAAAAAGTTCTGTGCCCGGATTGCCACCGGCGACTACGACGCGATCATCATGGGACACTCGCAGTTTGAAAAAATCCCCGTCTCTCTGGAACGCCAAAAGCGGCTCATTCAGGAGCAGATTTGGGAGATTGAAAACGGGCTGGAAGAACTCAAAGACAGCGGCGCGGAGCAGTTTACCATCAAGCAGTTGGAGCGTACGAAAAAGGGGCTTGAGGCCCGGTTGAAACGCCTCAACGACAACTCCCGCAAGGATGATGTCGTGACCTTTGAGCAGTTAGGCGTAGACCGTCTGTTCGTGGATGAGGCGCACAACTACAAAAACCTGTTTCTCTACACCAAAATGCGCAATGTGGCGGGCCTTTCCACCACCGACGCGCAGAAATCCAGCGACATGTTCCTGAAATGCCGGTATCTCGACGAGATCACGCACAGCCGGGGCGTCGTGTTCGCCACCGGGACGCCGGTCAGCAACTCGATGACCGAACTTTACACAATGATGCGTTACCTCCAGTACGAAACCCTGAAAGAGCGGAATCTCGTTCATTTCGACTGCTGGGCCAGCACGTTCGGGGAAACCGTGACGGCCATCGAGTTGGCCCCGGAGGGAACCGGCTACCGGGCGCGGACGCGCTTTGCCCGGTTCTACAATCTACCGGAGCTGATGCTGCTGTTCAAGGAGGCGGCGGACATCAAGACCGCCGACCAGCTCAATCTTCCCACGCCGAAAGCCGTGTACCACAACGAAGTCGCGCAGCCCTCGGAGCTTCAGAAGGAGATGGTGAAAAAGCTCTCGGAGCGGGCCGCCGCCGTTCATTCCGGCAACATCGACCCACATTTGGACAACATGCTCAAGATTACGTCGGACGGGCGCAAGCTCGGCCTCGACCAGCGCGTCATCAACCCGATGCTTCCCGACAATCCCAATAGCAAAGTCAACCTGTGTGTCTATAACGTTTTCCGATTCTGGCACGATGGGCGGGACAAAAAACTGACACAGCTTATTTTCTGCGACATTTCCACCCCAAAGGGTCGCGCCGCCGCCAAGGAAGAACGGGCGGTCCGGGCCGGTGGGAAGCTCGCGGGCGGCACGGAGCTTCACGCTTTGCAGGATGCCACGCCGGAGGCCGATGCGCCGGAAGCGTTCAGCGTTTACTCGGACATCCGGGATAAGCTCATTGCGCGGGGCGTCCCCGCCGGTGAGATCGTGTTCATCCACGACGCCGATACCGAAGTGAAGAAAAAAGAGCTGTTCGCAAAGGTGCGCGCTGGTCAGGTGCGCGTTCTCATGGGCAGCACCGCCAAAATGGGAGCCGGGATGAACGTGCAGGATCTTTTGATTGCCTCTCACGATCTAGACTGCCCATGGAGGCCGGGAGATTTGGAACAACGGTCCGGGCGCATCATCCGGCAGTACAATACCAACCCCGAAGGGCATATTTTCCGTTATGTCACCGAAGGGACATTCGATTCGTACCTCTGGCAAACTGTGGAAAATAAGCAAAAGTTTATTTCGCAGATCATGACTTCCAAATCGCCGGTACGCTCCTGTGAGGACATCGACGAAACGGCGCTCTCCTATGCGGAGATCAAGGCCCTGTGCGCCGGGGACGAGCGGATCAAGGAGAAGATGGACCTCGATATGGATGTGGCCAAGCTGAAGCTCATGAAAGCAAACCATCAGAGCCAACAATTCCGGTTGGAGGATAATCTGCTCAAATATTTTCCGGAGGAAATTGAGCGCAACAAAGGTTTCATCAAAGGTCTGGAAACGGATATGGCGACGCTGGAAGCACACCCACATCCCAAAGACGGTTTTTCCGGAATGGAGGTGAGGGGCGATTCCCTGACCGACAAGGACAACGCCGGAGCCGCCATTCTGGAAGCCTGCAAGGAGGTCAAAGGGCTTGACCCTATGGAAATCGGCAGCTACCGGGGCTTTACCATGTCTCTGTCCGTGGAGGGGTTCGGACAAGATTTTATCCTTACCCTCAAAGGGCAGATGACCCACCGCGTCACGCTGGGCAAGGACGCGCGGGGCAATCTCATCCGCATTGACAACGCACTTTCCGATATGCCGAAGCGGTTGCAGAATTTTCACTCCCAGCTTGATAATCTCCATTCGCAGACGGAGGCGGCAAAGGCCGAGATCGGCAAGCCGTTCCCGCAGGAAGCGGAGCTTGCGCAAAAGAGCGCCCGCCTCACGGAGCTGAACGCGCTGCTGGACATCGACAGCCGCGCCCCCGCCCAACGGCAGGCGTCGGAGATTCTGGAGAAAAGCGAAAGGCCCTCCGTGCTGGAGAGCCTGAAAAAGCCTTGTGTTCACAGTTTGGCAGAGAAACCCCACAAAAAAGAAATGGAGGCAAGATAA
- a CDS encoding TnpV protein, protein MENNLTYSRNGDYLIPDLTITEPTESIGKYGRMRKNYLKEHRPVLYSSLLLSEKLYPHLLEIERTATARLERTMPELMRSAGVTESLKASDPMRWVGLMNSLKAQAEETILTELIYS, encoded by the coding sequence ATGGAGAACAACCTGACTTACAGCCGGAACGGGGATTACCTGATTCCCGATTTGACGATCACGGAGCCGACGGAGAGCATCGGCAAATACGGGAGGATGCGGAAAAATTACCTGAAGGAGCACCGTCCAGTCCTGTACAGCAGCCTGCTGCTGTCGGAGAAGCTGTACCCGCACCTGTTGGAGATCGAGCGCACGGCGACGGCGCGGCTGGAACGCACGATGCCGGAACTGATGAGATCGGCAGGCGTGACGGAGAGCCTGAAAGCCTCCGACCCGATGCGCTGGGTGGGCCTCATGAACAGCCTGAAAGCGCAGGCCGAGGAAACGATTCTGACGGAGCTTATCTACAGCTAA
- a CDS encoding YkvA family protein: MNLKERAKKLKTDIPALFIAMKKKETPITAKIVAGLTVVYALSPIDLIPDFIPVLGYLDDVILLPSLAALAIRLIPPEVFDKCREEADGLWTGGKPKKWYFALPIVLLWLLIMYLIIKAIWF; this comes from the coding sequence ATGAACCTGAAGGAACGGGCAAAAAAGCTCAAAACAGATATTCCGGCATTATTCATTGCCATGAAAAAGAAAGAAACTCCCATTACGGCAAAAATTGTAGCCGGACTTACTGTTGTTTACGCTTTGTCTCCCATAGACTTAATTCCTGATTTTATTCCGGTATTGGGCTATCTGGACGATGTTATTCTGTTGCCCTCGTTGGCGGCACTTGCCATACGGCTGATACCTCCAGAGGTCTTTGACAAATGCCGAGAGGAAGCGGATGGCCTTTGGACGGGTGGAAAACCGAAAAAATGGTATTTTGCCTTACCCATTGTGTTATTGTGGCTTCTGATCATGTATTTGATTATCAAAGCAATATGGTTTTAG
- a CDS encoding sulfite exporter TauE/SafE family protein, protein MIYAFLIFASFIAAFVSGAAGFGGALLLLPVVTACVGAEVAVPVLTLAQLIGNLSRMAFGFRQIDWKSVGLFCVTALPLAALGAFGFSVLPKEIVTRCIGGVLIVLVLIKVVRKLEFKNGKRAMLIGGAATGLLSGLAGSGGPIGAAAFLTLGLPPVAYIASEATTATAMHILKTVIYSKLVGLNLQALLTGLAMGAAMVIGTFAANRVIKKMEKGKFQNYVAVLLCVVGAYMLIFGG, encoded by the coding sequence ATGATCTACGCTTTTTTGATTTTTGCCAGTTTTATCGCTGCTTTTGTATCGGGCGCTGCCGGTTTTGGTGGTGCCCTGCTTCTGTTGCCGGTAGTAACTGCCTGTGTCGGCGCTGAGGTTGCCGTACCGGTACTAACCCTTGCTCAGCTTATCGGAAACCTCTCCCGTATGGCATTTGGGTTCCGGCAGATCGACTGGAAATCAGTTGGCCTGTTCTGCGTGACGGCGCTCCCGCTGGCCGCTCTTGGCGCGTTTGGTTTTTCTGTGCTTCCCAAAGAGATTGTTACCCGTTGTATCGGTGGGGTTCTGATTGTCCTTGTACTGATTAAGGTGGTTAGGAAATTAGAGTTCAAGAACGGCAAAAGGGCTATGCTGATCGGCGGCGCGGCTACCGGCCTTCTGTCCGGCCTTGCCGGAAGCGGCGGGCCAATTGGGGCGGCAGCATTTCTGACTCTTGGACTGCCACCCGTTGCTTATATCGCTAGTGAGGCCACAACCGCCACGGCCATGCACATTCTAAAAACAGTCATATACAGCAAGCTGGTTGGCCTTAACCTGCAAGCGCTACTTACAGGTCTTGCCATGGGTGCGGCGATGGTGATTGGAACGTTTGCAGCAAACCGCGTAATAAAGAAAATGGAGAAGGGAAAGTTTCAAAACTATGTTGCTGTGTTGCTCTGCGTTGTGGGTGCATACATGCTGATATTCGGAGGATAA
- a CDS encoding transposon-transfer assisting family protein has protein sequence MFTNDEINLMCIYNTGTREGLIAELTHMRGYLGAEETELLALTDSALGKLRSMSNEEYTALDLFPDFDDEAES, from the coding sequence ATGTTTACCAATGATGAAATCAACCTGATGTGCATTTACAACACCGGGACGCGGGAGGGCCTGATCGCGGAGCTGACGCATATGCGCGGCTATCTAGGCGCGGAGGAAACGGAGCTTCTGGCTCTGACGGATTCCGCGTTGGGAAAACTCCGGAGCATGAGTAACGAAGAATATACCGCGCTTGATCTGTTCCCGGACTTTGACGATGAGGCTGAATCATAG
- a CDS encoding YodL domain-containing protein: MEPPFPLNSMKEEVPATVEDLKSGYGKDIRTAILNAAKVEGAASPNELLRRLDEIEKIYPPRETEAMYLLDNAAYLYLKENEDGYGYTLYDKESLRETASGFADEGVSSIPTAYEQALVLEHLVPETSEKVSLDILRDIAAVREQDIQEYIRKNNLSMGGHQDVAPEAQDNSTPSKEAGMLPDAQELALDEYPMPDSELTVADLEACGYLDGDLLPLSKERALELFEQDLTVYMIENGGASMAFDPDEIQTHSGLFAVSREEWEDSREFSSAIEDRMKHQEQRETAFLKTSQDAFAIYQVKGNDELRDIRFEPLSWLESKGISVDHGNYDIAYTAPLTDTGSTDDRLGALWDRFNNDHPADYHRPSLSVSDIIALKQNGVVSCHYVDSFGFQEIPAFLKPENYLKSAEMSMEDDYDMIDGIIDNGKNPTVAELEQQSKTGQPISLLELAEASRREDDEKKKSVVERLRNQPVSREHKKTAPDRGAEMER; encoded by the coding sequence ATGGAACCGCCGTTCCCTCTCAACTCCATGAAAGAAGAAGTCCCGGCTACCGTGGAAGATTTGAAAAGCGGTTACGGAAAAGATATCCGTACAGCTATTCTCAATGCCGCCAAGGTCGAGGGCGCGGCGTCCCCGAATGAGCTTCTGCGGCGGCTGGATGAAATCGAAAAAATTTACCCGCCGAGGGAAACCGAGGCGATGTATCTGCTGGACAACGCCGCCTATCTTTATTTGAAGGAAAATGAGGACGGATACGGCTATACCCTTTACGATAAGGAGAGCCTGCGGGAAACGGCAAGCGGGTTTGCCGATGAGGGCGTCAGTTCCATTCCAACCGCTTACGAACAGGCGCTTGTTCTTGAACACTTGGTTCCTGAAACCTCGGAAAAGGTGTCGCTTGACATTCTCAGAGATATCGCCGCCGTGCGTGAACAGGACATACAGGAATATATCCGTAAAAATAATCTGAGCATGGGCGGTCATCAGGACGTCGCGCCGGAGGCACAGGATAACTCCACACCGTCAAAAGAAGCCGGTATGCTGCCGGATGCTCAGGAACTGGCGCTCGACGAATACCCCATGCCGGATTCGGAACTGACCGTGGCCGATCTGGAAGCCTGCGGGTATCTGGACGGCGATCTGCTGCCCCTCTCCAAAGAACGTGCGCTGGAGCTTTTTGAGCAGGACCTCACCGTTTACATGATTGAGAACGGCGGGGCAAGCATGGCGTTCGACCCGGATGAGATTCAGACCCACAGCGGCCTGTTTGCCGTGAGCCGCGAGGAATGGGAGGACAGCCGGGAGTTTTCCTCTGCCATAGAGGACCGGATGAAGCATCAGGAACAGCGGGAAACCGCTTTTCTGAAAACTTCTCAGGACGCTTTCGCCATCTATCAGGTGAAGGGCAACGACGAGCTGCGCGACATCCGGTTTGAGCCGCTCAGTTGGCTGGAATCCAAGGGTATTTCTGTGGATCACGGCAACTATGATATTGCCTATACCGCTCCGCTTACCGATACCGGCAGTACGGATGATAGGCTGGGGGCATTGTGGGATCGGTTCAATAACGATCATCCCGCCGATTATCACAGGCCGAGCCTGTCCGTCAGCGACATCATTGCTTTAAAGCAGAACGGCGTTGTATCCTGTCACTATGTGGACAGCTTCGGTTTTCAGGAGATTCCGGCCTTTCTTAAGCCGGAAAACTACCTGAAAAGCGCGGAAATGTCGATGGAGGACGATTACGACATGATCGACGGCATCATCGACAACGGAAAAAATCCCACCGTCGCGGAGCTGGAACAGCAGTCCAAAACCGGTCAGCCGATCTCCCTTCTGGAGCTTGCCGAGGCGTCTCGGCGGGAAGACGACGAAAAGAAAAAGTCCGTCGTGGAACGGCTCAGAAATCAGCCGGTCAGCCGGGAACACAAAAAAACAGCGCCCGACAGAGGCGCGGAAATGGAGCGGTGA
- a CDS encoding immunoglobulin, with product MKLTKYERETIICYNEEEATASVYTHNKKLIQKLKRLSEKYPDKVKPERLEHRGAVSYLVPKRCVSVREPYNDQRREADSLRAKTAKIRPPDRSIRSENK from the coding sequence ATGAAACTTACGAAATATGAGCGGGAGACGATCATCTGCTATAACGAGGAAGAAGCGACGGCCAGCGTTTACACGCACAATAAAAAACTCATTCAAAAGCTCAAACGGCTCTCGGAGAAATACCCCGACAAGGTGAAGCCGGAGCGACTGGAGCATCGAGGGGCCGTCAGCTATCTTGTTCCCAAACGCTGTGTCTCCGTCCGGGAACCGTATAACGATCAGCGGCGCGAAGCTGACAGTTTGAGGGCAAAAACAGCGAAAATACGGCCTCCCGACAGGAGCATACGCTCCGAAAACAAATAA